In a genomic window of Sarcophilus harrisii chromosome 4, mSarHar1.11, whole genome shotgun sequence:
- the CALHM6 gene encoding calcium homeostasis modulator protein 6 — MEKFKHVLDLLVKYHTVLGYSLLSLLTAGGERIFSSVVFQCPCSSTWNLPYSLVFLLVPALILFLLSCLLSTRAKRLMTGCCATGQEDYESRDGPGLCASMAMCCHFILAAAVAPITWIAVALLGGGFYECAASGSTWASRLLCPDQEASCSEQLPQVPCQKAKSEQVQELLKELKAHSQVAGWILIGLLVIILLIFTSITRCQSPLSFFHLKFWKLYCKKEEEILMNEAKKHAVELAEENVRCFFDGSQPEEFKIPKSKEWKKISSQYTFRPEHQYYSVLHKYVNQREGDCNT, encoded by the exons ATGGAGAAGTTTAAGCACGTGCTGGACTTACTGGTTAAATACCACACTGTTTTAGGCTATAGTTTGTTGAGCCTGCTGACAGCTGGCGGAGAGCGCATCTTCTCCAGCGTAGTATTCCAATGCCCCTGCAGCTCTACCTGGAACCTTCCTTATTCCCTCGTCTTTCTCCTGGTTCCAGCCCTGATTCTTTTCCTGCTGAGCTGCCTTTTGAGCACCCGGGCCAAGAGACTCATGACAGGTTGCTGTGCTACAGGCCAAGAGGATTACGAGAGCAGAGATGGACCGGGGCTGTGTGCTAGTATGGCAATGTGCTGTCACTTCATCTTGGCTGCTGCGGTGGCACCTATCACCTGGATCGCAGTGGCGCTACTCGGGGGAGGTTTCTATGAGTGCGCAGCCAGTGGCAGCACGTGGGCATCTCGGCTGTTGTGCCCTGATCAGGAAGCCAGTTGTTCTGAACAGTTGCCACAGGTGCCGTGCCAGAAAGCAAAGTCGGAGCAGGTGCAAGAGCTTTTGAAGGAGCTGAAGGCACATTCCCAG GTGGCAGGTTGGATCCTGATAGGTCTGCTTGTGATTATTCTTCTGATTTTCACATCCATCACCAGATGTCAATCTCCACTTAGTTTTTTTCACCTTAAGTTCTGGAAACTGTATtgtaaaaaggaagaggagatatTGATGAATGAAGCTAAGAAGCATGCTGTTGAATTGGCAGAAGAGAATGTCAGATGCTTCTTTGATGGCTCCCAGCCAGAAGAGTTCAAAATACCAAAGTCTAAAGAATGGAAGAAGATTTCATCACAGTATACATTCCGTCCTGAACATCAATATTATAGTGTATTACACAAGTATGTTAACCAGCGGGAAGGTGACTGTAATACTTAA